From the Vibrio alginolyticus NBRC 15630 = ATCC 17749 genome, one window contains:
- the crr gene encoding PTS glucose transporter subunit IIA, with amino-acid sequence MGLFDKLKKLVSDDSADAGAIEIIAPLSGEIVNIEDVPDVVFAEKIVGDGIAIKPAGNKMVAPVNGTIGKIFETNHAFSIESDDGVELFVHFGIDTVELKGEGFTRIAEEGQTVKAGDTVIEFDLALLEEKAKSTLTPVVISNMDEIKELNKLSGSVTVGETPVLRVTK; translated from the coding sequence ATGGGTCTGTTTGACAAACTTAAGAAGCTTGTATCTGATGACAGCGCTGACGCTGGTGCTATCGAAATCATCGCGCCACTTTCTGGTGAGATTGTAAACATCGAAGACGTGCCAGATGTTGTTTTCGCTGAGAAAATCGTTGGTGACGGTATTGCTATCAAGCCAGCAGGCAACAAAATGGTAGCTCCTGTAAACGGTACTATCGGTAAGATCTTCGAAACTAATCACGCGTTCTCTATCGAGTCTGACGACGGTGTTGAGCTTTTCGTTCACTTCGGTATCGACACAGTTGAACTAAAAGGCGAAGGCTTCACGCGTATCGCTGAAGAAGGTCAAACTGTTAAAGCTGGCGACACTGTAATTGAATTCGATCTAGCTCTTCTAGAAGAGAAAGCGAAGTCAACGCTAACTCCAGTTGTTATCTCTAACATGGACGAAATCAAAGAGCTAAACAAGCTTTCTGGTTCTGTAACTGTTGGTGAAACTCCAGTTCTACGTGTAACTAAGTAA
- a CDS encoding flagellin — protein sequence MAVNVNTNVSAMTAQRYLNNANSAQQTSMERLSSGFKINSAKDDAAGLQISNRLNVQSRGLDVAVRNANDGISIAQTAEGAMNETTNILQRMRDLSLQSANGSNSKSERVAIQEEVTALNDELNRIAETTSFGGNKLLNGTHGAKSFQIGADNGEAVMLELKDMRSDNKMMGGVSYQAESGKGKDWNVAEGKNDLKINLTDSYGQEQEINISAKAGDDIEELATYINGQTDLVKASVDQDGKLQIFAGNNKVEGEVEFSGGLSGELGLGEGKKVTVDTIDVTSVGGAQESVAIIDAALKYVDSHRAELGAFQNRFNHAISNLDNINENVNASKSRIKDTDFAKETTAMTKSQILSQASSSILAQAKQAPNSALSLLG from the coding sequence ATGGCAGTGAATGTAAACACTAACGTATCAGCGATGACCGCTCAGCGTTACCTAAACAACGCAAACTCAGCTCAACAAACTTCTATGGAGCGTTTGTCTTCGGGTTTTAAAATCAACAGCGCAAAAGATGACGCTGCGGGTCTACAAATCTCGAACCGTTTGAACGTACAAAGCCGTGGTTTGGATGTAGCGGTTCGCAACGCGAACGACGGTATCTCGATTGCACAAACTGCTGAAGGTGCAATGAATGAGACCACTAACATTCTTCAACGTATGCGAGACTTGTCTCTGCAATCAGCAAACGGCTCAAACTCGAAATCAGAGCGTGTGGCGATTCAAGAAGAAGTGACCGCGCTCAACGACGAACTAAACCGTATCGCAGAAACCACTTCTTTCGGTGGTAACAAGCTACTAAACGGCACACACGGTGCGAAATCGTTCCAAATCGGTGCGGATAACGGTGAAGCAGTGATGCTTGAGCTAAAAGACATGCGCTCAGACAACAAAATGATGGGCGGTGTGAGCTACCAAGCTGAAAGTGGTAAAGGTAAAGACTGGAACGTTGCTGAAGGTAAGAACGACCTAAAAATCAACCTAACGGACAGCTACGGCCAAGAGCAAGAAATCAACATCAGCGCAAAGGCGGGTGACGATATCGAAGAGCTTGCGACTTACATTAACGGCCAAACTGACCTAGTGAAAGCCTCAGTAGACCAAGACGGTAAACTGCAAATCTTCGCTGGCAACAACAAAGTTGAGGGCGAGGTCGAGTTTTCAGGCGGTCTATCTGGTGAACTAGGCTTAGGCGAAGGCAAAAAAGTAACAGTAGATACTATCGACGTAACCTCAGTTGGTGGCGCACAAGAATCTGTTGCTATCATCGATGCGGCACTGAAATACGTAGACAGCCACCGCGCAGAGCTAGGTGCATTCCAGAACCGTTTCAACCACGCAATCAGCAACTTGGACAACATTAACGAGAACGTGAATGCGTCGAAGAGCCGTATCAAAGATACAGATTTCGCGAAAGAAACGACGGCAATGACCAAATCACAAATTCTATCGCAAGCGTCAAGCTCAATCCTTGCGCAAGCGAAACAAGCGCCTAACTCAGCGCTAAGTCTGCTAGGTTAA
- a CDS encoding flagellin yields the protein MAVTVSTNVSAMTAQRYLNKATDELNTSMERLSSGHKINSAKDDAAGLQISNRLTAQSRGLDVAMRNANDGISIAQTAEGAMNEATSVMQRMRDLAIQSSNGTNSPAERQAINEESMALIDELNRIAETTSFGGRRLLNGSFGEAAFQIGASSGEAMIMGLTSIRADDTRMGGVTFLSENGKDKNWSVDPAKSDLKITLPGMGEDEDGNVDDLEININAKAGDDIEELATYINGQSDMINASVSEDGKLQVFVAHPNVQGEISISGGLASELGLSDEPIRTSVQDIDMTTVQGSQNAISVLDSALKYVDSQRADLGAKQNRLSHSINNLANIQENVDASNSRIKDTDFAKETTQMTKAQILQQAGTSILAQAKQLPNSAMSLLQ from the coding sequence ATGGCTGTAACAGTTAGTACTAACGTCTCCGCGATGACCGCGCAGCGTTACCTAAACAAAGCGACTGATGAATTAAACACGTCGATGGAGCGCTTATCTTCAGGACATAAGATTAACAGTGCAAAAGATGATGCGGCAGGTCTACAGATCTCTAACCGCTTAACTGCACAGTCTCGTGGCCTAGATGTCGCAATGCGTAACGCGAACGATGGTATCTCGATTGCACAAACCGCTGAAGGTGCGATGAATGAGGCAACCTCTGTCATGCAACGAATGCGTGACCTTGCGATTCAATCATCGAACGGTACTAACTCTCCGGCTGAGCGTCAGGCGATCAACGAAGAGTCAATGGCATTGATTGACGAGCTAAACCGTATTGCAGAAACCACTTCATTTGGTGGTCGTCGTCTATTGAACGGCTCATTCGGTGAAGCGGCATTCCAGATTGGTGCGAGCTCAGGTGAAGCCATGATCATGGGACTCACCAGCATTCGTGCGGACGATACTCGCATGGGCGGTGTGACCTTCTTATCTGAGAACGGTAAAGATAAAAACTGGAGCGTTGACCCAGCTAAATCTGACTTGAAGATCACGCTACCAGGTATGGGTGAAGACGAAGACGGCAATGTTGATGATCTAGAAATCAACATTAATGCCAAAGCGGGCGACGACATCGAAGAGCTTGCCACTTACATTAATGGTCAGTCTGATATGATTAATGCGTCTGTAAGTGAAGATGGCAAGTTGCAAGTTTTTGTCGCGCATCCAAACGTTCAGGGTGAGATTTCTATTTCTGGTGGATTAGCATCTGAGCTTGGCCTGAGTGATGAACCTATCAGAACGTCAGTACAAGATATTGATATGACCACGGTACAAGGTTCTCAAAACGCGATTTCTGTGCTGGATTCGGCACTGAAATACGTAGACTCGCAACGTGCAGACTTAGGTGCGAAGCAAAACCGTCTGAGTCACAGCATCAACAACTTGGCAAACATCCAAGAAAACGTTGACGCATCGAACAGCCGAATTAAAGATACAGATTTTGCGAAAGAAACCACGCAAATGACCAAAGCACAAATTTTGCAACAAGCAGGTACATCGATTCTTGCTCAAGCGAAACAGTTGCCAAACTCTGCAATGTCACTATTGCAGTAG
- the flgK gene encoding flagellar hook-associated protein FlgK, with protein MASDLLNVGTQSVLTAQRQLNTTGHNISNVNTEGYSRQSVIQGTNDPRMFGGSTYGMGVHVENVRRSWDQFAVNELNLSSTNNANKTDTQDNLDMLSSMLSSVASKKIPENLNEWFDAVKTMADTPNDLGARKVVLEKAKIFSDTLNDFHETVRLQSDVTNKKLDMGIERVNQLALEIRDIHRLMMRTPGPHNDLMDQHEKLVTELSEYTKVTVTPRKNAEGFNVHIGNGHTLVSGTEASQLKMIDGYPDVHQRRLAMVEGDGIKAIKSDDMDGKIGALLEMRDKHIPQLQDEMGRLATGFSYKINQLQSQGLDLNGKIGKDVFTDVNSELVAKSRVFAAPDSQADVAVYIDDISAIKGGEYSLRYDGDQYSVTTPKGEQMSLNIDQSDSSFVLDGMKVQIGEGLAAGERVLLRPTRSGAAIIKMETNDAKAIAAQSYEASTTFAQGNAKFKIREAGDVKEFEVTVQPADEKHDKPWLKITDNKGNLLSDKYSYPLDKDNPMIEISVPKSHPLYKNGDATVFELSEGALMNDKFTANLVPSEGGNGNLRKMQKIQTDKMMDGKSSTLIDVYHNLNTEVGLKSSTANRLASVARLEHEAAQERVASISGVNLDEEAANMMKFQQAYMASSRVMQAANDTFNTILQLR; from the coding sequence ATGGCGTCAGATCTTCTGAATGTAGGTACTCAAAGTGTGCTTACTGCTCAGAGACAATTAAACACCACTGGTCATAACATTTCTAATGTTAATACAGAGGGTTATAGCCGTCAGTCTGTTATCCAAGGCACGAATGATCCGCGCATGTTTGGTGGTTCTACCTACGGCATGGGTGTGCATGTGGAAAATGTTCGCCGCTCGTGGGATCAGTTTGCCGTGAATGAACTGAACCTGTCGTCGACCAACAATGCCAACAAAACGGATACCCAAGACAATCTTGATATGCTCTCTAGCATGTTGAGCTCCGTAGCATCGAAGAAAATTCCTGAGAACCTGAATGAGTGGTTCGATGCGGTAAAAACCATGGCAGATACCCCGAACGATTTAGGGGCACGAAAAGTGGTATTGGAAAAGGCGAAAATCTTCTCTGATACATTAAATGATTTCCACGAAACCGTGCGACTGCAATCTGATGTCACCAATAAAAAATTGGATATGGGCATTGAGCGCGTTAACCAACTTGCGTTGGAAATTCGCGATATTCATCGACTGATGATGCGTACTCCCGGTCCACATAATGACCTGATGGATCAGCATGAAAAGCTGGTTACTGAGCTGTCAGAGTACACCAAAGTTACCGTAACCCCACGCAAAAATGCCGAAGGGTTTAATGTTCATATCGGCAATGGACACACTCTTGTTTCTGGCACGGAAGCAAGCCAGCTCAAAATGATCGATGGCTATCCGGATGTTCATCAAAGACGCTTAGCAATGGTGGAAGGGGATGGCATTAAAGCGATCAAGTCTGACGACATGGATGGCAAAATCGGCGCTTTGCTTGAAATGCGCGACAAACACATTCCACAACTGCAAGATGAAATGGGCCGTTTAGCGACGGGTTTCTCCTACAAAATTAATCAGCTGCAATCTCAAGGTCTGGATCTTAACGGTAAGATAGGTAAAGACGTATTTACCGACGTGAACTCTGAGCTGGTGGCAAAATCTCGAGTTTTTGCTGCGCCTGACTCTCAAGCTGATGTTGCGGTTTACATTGATGATATTTCAGCGATCAAAGGTGGTGAATATTCGCTACGTTATGATGGCGACCAGTATAGCGTGACAACACCGAAAGGTGAGCAAATGTCGTTGAACATTGATCAATCAGATTCTTCGTTTGTTCTGGATGGTATGAAAGTGCAAATCGGTGAAGGTCTTGCCGCTGGTGAGCGCGTATTATTGCGCCCAACACGAAGTGGCGCAGCCATCATCAAGATGGAAACCAATGATGCAAAAGCCATTGCCGCGCAAAGTTATGAAGCTTCAACCACTTTTGCTCAAGGTAACGCCAAGTTCAAAATTCGTGAGGCGGGGGATGTTAAAGAGTTTGAGGTCACCGTACAACCAGCCGACGAGAAACATGATAAGCCATGGTTAAAGATCACGGACAACAAAGGCAATTTGCTATCGGACAAATACTCATACCCGCTAGACAAAGATAACCCGATGATTGAAATCTCAGTGCCGAAAAGTCATCCGCTGTATAAAAATGGCGATGCGACTGTATTTGAGCTGAGCGAAGGTGCGCTGATGAATGACAAGTTCACCGCGAACTTGGTGCCTTCGGAAGGTGGTAATGGCAACTTGAGAAAAATGCAGAAGATCCAAACAGATAAGATGATGGACGGAAAATCCAGTACTTTGATCGATGTTTATCACAACCTCAATACCGAAGTCGGATTGAAATCTTCTACAGCAAACCGATTAGCCTCTGTCGCTCGCTTAGAGCATGAGGCGGCACAAGAGCGCGTTGCTTCTATCTCTGGCGTTAACCTCGATGAAGAAGCGGCCAACATGATGAAGTTTCAACAAGCGTACATGGCTTCATCACGTGTGATGCAAGCGGCGAATGATACCTTCAATACCATTTTACAACTGAGGTAA
- a CDS encoding flagellar basal body P-ring protein FlgI produces the protein MKKLLLVLMSVALFSTVAQAARIKDVAQVAGVRSNQLVGYGLVSGLPGTGEANPFTEQSFAAMLQNFGIQMPPGTKPKIKNVAAVMVTAELPPFSKPGQQVDVTVSSIGSAKSLRGGTLLQTFLKGLDGQVYAVAQGNLVVSGFSAEGADGSKIVGNNPTVGLISSGATVEREIPNPFGRGDYITFNLLESDFTTAQRMADAVNNFLGPQMASAVDATSVRVRAPRDVSQRVAFLSAIENLEFDPADGAAKIIVNSRTGTIVVGKHVRLKPAAVTHGGMTVAIKENLNVSQPNGFSGGQTVVVPDSDIEVSEEQGKMFKFEPGLTLDDLVRAVNQVGAAPSDLMAILQALKQAGAIEGQLIII, from the coding sequence ATGAAAAAACTCCTTTTAGTACTGATGAGCGTTGCTCTGTTTTCTACCGTAGCCCAAGCCGCACGTATCAAAGACGTCGCGCAAGTGGCAGGTGTACGAAGCAACCAACTCGTGGGTTATGGTTTGGTTTCAGGCTTACCTGGTACGGGTGAAGCGAACCCGTTTACAGAGCAAAGTTTCGCCGCCATGCTGCAAAACTTCGGCATTCAGATGCCGCCGGGCACAAAGCCAAAAATTAAAAACGTTGCCGCAGTCATGGTTACGGCAGAGTTGCCGCCTTTCTCTAAACCGGGTCAGCAAGTGGACGTGACTGTCTCTTCCATCGGAAGTGCTAAAAGTTTGCGTGGTGGTACGCTACTACAAACGTTCCTCAAAGGTCTCGACGGTCAAGTTTACGCGGTTGCTCAAGGTAACTTAGTGGTGAGCGGCTTCAGTGCTGAAGGCGCTGACGGTTCTAAAATCGTAGGTAACAATCCAACCGTTGGTCTTATCTCTAGTGGTGCGACAGTAGAGCGAGAAATTCCAAACCCATTTGGTCGTGGTGATTACATCACGTTCAACTTGCTTGAGTCAGACTTCACAACGGCTCAACGTATGGCGGATGCTGTAAACAACTTCCTTGGCCCACAAATGGCGAGCGCTGTTGACGCGACATCAGTGCGCGTGCGTGCTCCTCGTGACGTCAGTCAGCGTGTTGCGTTCTTATCGGCAATCGAAAACCTAGAATTCGACCCGGCAGATGGTGCAGCCAAAATCATCGTTAACTCACGAACGGGCACTATTGTAGTTGGTAAGCATGTACGTCTTAAACCAGCAGCAGTAACGCATGGCGGCATGACGGTTGCGATCAAAGAAAACCTGAATGTTAGCCAACCTAACGGCTTTTCTGGTGGGCAAACCGTAGTCGTACCAGACTCGGATATCGAAGTCAGCGAAGAGCAAGGAAAAATGTTTAAGTTCGAACCAGGCTTAACGTTGGATGATTTGGTCCGTGCCGTGAACCAAGTCGGGGCTGCGCCTTCGGACTTGATGGCAATTTTACAAGCATTGAAGCAAGCTGGTGCCATTGAAGGCCAGTTGATCATCATTTAA
- a CDS encoding flagellin — MISLNSNVSAMVAQRHLSQAAAQNVESQRNLTSGFRINSASDDAAGLQISNTLHVQTRGLDVALRNAHDAFSVAQTAEGALHESSDILQRLRSLGLQAANGSYDSSDRQSIQYEVVALQDELDRVAITTTFADKNLFDGSYGSQSFHIGANANSISLTLRNMRSHIPEMGGQHYVGDAVDKDWRVTKDNQTLKVEYQDSKGQTQTESIGLKLGDRIEQVATYINAQQSIVNASVTENNELQFFASTMKAPEGVVLEGSLADELDVSAGQLVTMDDIDMSTAGKAQLSIGVIDAAIKYVDSHRSEIGSFQNRVNGSMDNLNTVNRSVTESKSRIRDTDFARESTEMVRSQVLQDATTALLAQAKQRQSSALGLLS; from the coding sequence ATGATCTCTTTAAATTCCAATGTTTCTGCGATGGTGGCGCAGAGACACCTGAGTCAAGCAGCTGCGCAAAATGTTGAGTCACAACGCAACCTAACTTCGGGGTTTCGAATCAACTCGGCGAGCGATGATGCGGCAGGTTTACAGATATCGAATACTCTCCATGTACAAACGAGAGGGCTTGATGTCGCCTTAAGAAATGCGCACGACGCTTTTTCTGTTGCTCAAACAGCGGAGGGAGCATTGCACGAAAGCAGTGACATATTGCAACGCTTACGCTCTCTGGGGCTTCAAGCAGCAAACGGCAGTTATGACTCAAGTGATCGGCAAAGTATTCAATATGAGGTCGTAGCGCTGCAAGATGAGCTTGATCGTGTCGCGATCACGACAACATTTGCGGATAAAAACCTGTTTGATGGATCTTACGGTTCACAAAGTTTCCATATTGGCGCGAACGCTAATTCAATCTCTTTGACGTTACGTAACATGCGTAGCCATATCCCAGAGATGGGAGGGCAGCATTATGTTGGTGATGCGGTCGATAAAGATTGGCGAGTCACTAAAGATAACCAAACCCTAAAAGTCGAATACCAAGACAGTAAAGGGCAAACCCAAACGGAATCCATTGGACTCAAATTGGGTGACCGCATAGAACAGGTCGCCACTTACATCAATGCTCAACAATCGATAGTGAATGCTTCAGTAACGGAAAACAACGAACTGCAATTCTTCGCTTCTACGATGAAGGCGCCAGAGGGTGTGGTTCTCGAAGGGAGTTTAGCGGATGAGCTTGATGTGAGCGCTGGTCAATTAGTCACAATGGATGACATCGATATGTCGACGGCAGGTAAGGCGCAGCTTTCAATTGGGGTGATTGATGCAGCAATTAAGTATGTTGATTCGCACCGGAGTGAAATTGGCAGCTTTCAGAACCGTGTAAACGGCTCGATGGATAACTTAAATACTGTGAATCGGAGTGTTACAGAATCCAAGAGTCGAATAAGAGATACAGACTTCGCAAGAGAATCTACGGAAATGGTGCGTTCTCAAGTGCTCCAAGATGCGACAACTGCATTACTCGCTCAAGCGAAGCAAAGGCAGAGTTCGGCACTTGGATTACTTAGCTGA
- the flgL gene encoding flagellar hook-associated protein FlgL, with the protein MLTRISSFHNYQSVQNDLRRQENKVHHNQEQLASGKKLLKPSDDPLAAHYIQNISQQQEQLQQYLSSIVLVRNRLENHEVNIANAENFADESKRLTMEMINGAFSAEDRQAKKRELEEIANNFLNLVNSQDESGNYVFAGTKPKSQPFYRDKDGSVQYAGDDYQRKMKVSSMLEMPMNDPGSKLFMEIPNPFGDYQPNYDLQNGSELLLNKATNVDAKDDAAYRVTFVDMNNGKFGYQLERNGKVVDADEFSPEKGIEYKGLKVHVKGQITPGDSIEIEKRAEFSIFDTFKDAMAWSDKSVSDTSATAKLHQMTEEFHAAFIHLNKARTDAGARLSTLDIQEQNHEDFNLSLAKAKSNFEDLDYSKAVIEFSENSRALQASQQAFGKTKDLTLFNYI; encoded by the coding sequence GTGCTAACCCGAATTTCTAGTTTCCATAACTATCAGTCCGTACAAAATGATTTGCGTCGTCAAGAGAATAAGGTTCACCACAACCAAGAGCAACTTGCTTCAGGGAAAAAGTTACTGAAACCTAGTGACGACCCCCTCGCTGCGCATTACATCCAAAACATTAGTCAGCAACAAGAGCAGCTACAACAATATCTTAGCTCTATAGTGTTGGTGCGTAATCGTCTAGAAAACCACGAAGTTAATATCGCCAATGCGGAGAATTTTGCCGACGAGTCGAAGCGCTTAACGATGGAGATGATTAACGGTGCCTTTTCTGCTGAAGACCGACAAGCAAAGAAGCGTGAGTTAGAAGAGATTGCGAACAACTTCCTTAACTTAGTGAACTCGCAAGATGAATCTGGTAACTACGTGTTTGCGGGTACTAAGCCAAAAAGCCAACCATTCTATCGCGATAAAGACGGTAGTGTTCAATACGCTGGGGACGATTATCAGCGCAAAATGAAAGTCTCCAGCATGCTTGAGATGCCAATGAACGATCCTGGCAGCAAGCTGTTTATGGAGATACCAAACCCATTTGGCGATTATCAGCCGAATTACGATCTACAAAACGGCTCTGAGCTGTTGCTAAACAAAGCTACTAACGTTGACGCTAAGGATGATGCGGCGTATCGCGTGACATTTGTCGATATGAATAACGGCAAATTTGGTTACCAATTAGAGCGTAACGGCAAAGTAGTGGATGCCGATGAGTTTTCTCCAGAGAAAGGGATTGAATACAAAGGCCTGAAAGTGCACGTAAAAGGCCAAATTACGCCTGGTGACAGCATTGAGATCGAAAAGCGGGCAGAGTTCAGCATTTTCGATACCTTCAAGGATGCAATGGCATGGTCAGACAAATCGGTTTCGGATACGTCGGCGACTGCTAAATTGCACCAAATGACAGAAGAATTCCACGCTGCTTTTATCCATTTGAATAAAGCGCGTACAGATGCCGGTGCTCGATTGAGTACGCTGGATATCCAAGAGCAAAATCATGAAGACTTTAATTTGTCTCTGGCAAAAGCGAAGAGCAACTTTGAGGACTTGGATTACTCTAAAGCCGTGATCGAGTTCAGTGAAAACTCGCGAGCGTTACAGGCATCGCAACAAGCATTCGGTAAGACCAAAGATCTAACGTTGTTTAACTACATCTAG
- the flgJ gene encoding flagellar assembly peptidoglycan hydrolase FlgJ, whose amino-acid sequence MMNNPNDIGFIHDISSLDTLRQKAVKEGKDGEQEALHAAARQFESIFTSMMLKSMREANEGFESNMMNSQNEKFYRQMLDEQMASELSSSGSMGLADMIVKQLTAGQGNDKKETAMRDAANNAAEYRRVDPKKAREIEQRLIESGQLSRPSNEPTRFDSPESFVNSMKPYAEKAAKALGVEPSLLLAQAALETGWGQKVVKNARGSSNNLFNIKADRSWQGDKVTTQTLEFHDNTPVKETAVFRSYSSYEDSFNDFVRFLNDNPRYDTALQQRGNSESFIRGIHSAGYATDPNYADKVLQVKDKIESM is encoded by the coding sequence ATAATGAACAATCCTAACGACATTGGTTTTATCCATGACATCAGTTCTCTGGACACTCTGCGTCAAAAAGCAGTGAAAGAGGGAAAAGATGGCGAGCAAGAAGCATTGCATGCGGCTGCTCGTCAGTTCGAATCGATCTTCACCTCCATGATGTTGAAATCCATGCGTGAAGCCAATGAGGGCTTTGAGTCCAACATGATGAACAGCCAAAACGAGAAGTTCTACCGACAAATGTTGGATGAACAGATGGCGAGTGAATTGAGTTCGTCTGGTTCAATGGGACTGGCCGATATGATTGTTAAGCAATTAACGGCTGGGCAAGGGAACGACAAAAAAGAAACGGCTATGCGTGATGCGGCAAACAATGCTGCGGAATATCGTCGTGTTGACCCGAAAAAAGCGCGCGAGATTGAACAGCGCTTGATTGAATCTGGTCAACTATCTCGACCAAGCAATGAACCCACTCGATTCGATTCACCAGAATCCTTTGTTAACTCGATGAAGCCATACGCGGAGAAAGCTGCGAAAGCCCTAGGTGTCGAGCCATCTTTGCTACTTGCGCAAGCCGCTTTGGAAACGGGGTGGGGACAAAAGGTCGTGAAGAACGCGCGTGGCAGCAGCAACAACTTATTTAATATCAAAGCAGATCGAAGCTGGCAGGGTGACAAAGTGACGACTCAAACTTTAGAGTTCCACGATAACACGCCAGTGAAAGAGACGGCAGTGTTTCGCTCCTACTCAAGTTACGAAGACAGCTTTAATGACTTTGTACGATTTTTGAATGACAACCCACGTTACGATACAGCATTGCAGCAACGCGGGAATTCAGAGTCGTTTATTCGCGGTATCCACAGTGCGGGTTACGCGACCGATCCGAATTACGCAGATAAAGTCCTGCAGGTGAAGGATAAAATCGAAAGTATGTAA
- the flgH gene encoding flagellar basal body L-ring protein FlgH: MKRICLLALIATMSGCAMLEPIETDEVTQATTVVDAVEGDKSKEESSGIVDTLRGRSDPVAGDPAWAPIHPKNKPEHYAAATGSLFSAEHITDLYDDSKPRGIGDIITVTLDETTSATKSANADLSKTNEAQMDPLQVGGEELQIGGKYNFSYDLNNSNSFAGDSSAKQSNSISGYITVEVIEVLANGNLVIRGEKWMTLNTGDEYIRLSGTIRPDDINFDNTIASNRVSNARIQYSGTGLQQDMQEPGFLARFFNVAL; this comes from the coding sequence ATGAAACGTATTTGCCTACTCGCTTTGATTGCTACGATGTCGGGCTGTGCCATGTTGGAACCGATTGAAACGGATGAAGTGACACAAGCAACCACTGTGGTCGACGCAGTAGAAGGCGATAAATCGAAAGAAGAGAGCAGCGGTATTGTAGATACTTTACGTGGTAGAAGCGATCCGGTTGCTGGCGACCCTGCTTGGGCTCCAATTCATCCGAAAAACAAACCTGAGCATTACGCTGCTGCAACAGGTTCGTTGTTTAGCGCCGAGCACATTACCGATCTCTACGACGATTCTAAACCACGTGGTATTGGCGACATTATTACCGTAACACTGGATGAGACAACCAGTGCGACGAAAAGCGCAAATGCCGATTTATCGAAAACCAATGAAGCGCAAATGGACCCGCTTCAAGTGGGCGGAGAAGAGCTGCAAATTGGCGGAAAATATAATTTCTCTTATGACTTAAACAATTCCAACTCATTTGCAGGTGACTCTTCTGCAAAGCAGAGCAACAGCATCAGTGGTTACATCACTGTTGAGGTGATTGAAGTACTGGCAAACGGGAACCTCGTGATCCGCGGTGAGAAGTGGATGACGCTAAATACAGGTGATGAGTACATACGTTTAAGTGGCACTATTCGTCCGGATGATATTAATTTCGACAACACCATTGCATCAAATCGTGTTTCTAACGCAAGAATTCAATACTCAGGGACTGGTTTGCAACAAGATATGCAAGAGCCAGGCTTCTTGGCACGATTCTTTAATGTAGCGCTATAA